The Micromonospora sp. NBC_00421 DNA window CGGCGCTGGAGTCGCGGTCGCTGCGCCGGCTCGGGCTCGCCGGCGACCTGCGCCGCGCCCTCGACGAGGGCGAGCTGGAGGTCTACTTCCAGCCGAAGGTGACCCTGCGGGACCGCCGGCTGCTCGGGGTGGAGTGCCTGGCCCGCTGGGAGCACCCGGCGCACGGCACGGTCTCCCCGGAGGACTTCGTCGCGGTGGCCGAGCACACCGGGCAGTTGGGCCGGCTCACCGAGTTCGTGCTCCGCGAGGGGCTGCGGCGCAGCCGGGACTGGAGCCACACCGGGCAGCCGCTGGCGGTGTCGGTCAACATCGCCGCCCGCTCGCTGACCGACAGGAGCTTCCCGGGCCGGGTCGGCGAGCTGCTCACCGAGTACGGCGTCCCGCCGCACCTGCTGACCGTCGAGATCCCGGAGGCCGCGGTGCTGGACGGCACCGAGCGGCCGATCCCCACCCTGCGCCGGCTGCGGGATCTCGGGGTCCGGCTCTCGGTGGACGACTTCGGCACCGGTAACTCGTCGCTGGCCCAGCTGCGCCGGCTGCCGGTGCACGAGGTGAAGGTGGACAGGTCGTTCGTGCAGGGGATGGCGACCGACCCGGGCGACCTGGCGATCGTGAACGCGGTGGTGACGCTCTCCCAGCAGTTCGGCCTGGCGGTGGTGGCCGAGGGGGTGGAGAGCGAGCTGACCCTGGAGTTGCTCCAGGACATCGGCTGCGAGATCGGGCAGGGCTTCCTGTTCAGCAGGCCGCTGCCGTACGAGCGGCTGGAGGCCTGGTTCGGTGCCCGGGTGGACCAGGAGGCGACCGAGCCGGGCGCCCTCCCCAGGCTCCGCGCGGTGCCCTGAGCAGGGCCGATGTGGCACCCGGGGATCCGGTTTCACCCCTGGCGCGGTGCCGTGTAATGTATCCCCTGCGCGACGCCCTCCGGGGTGATCGGGTAGGCCCCCTTAGCTCAGTCGGCAGAGCGTCTCCATGGTAAGGAGAAGGTCTACGGTTCGATTCCGTAAGGGGGCTCAGAGGGTCCGGCTGGACCCGCCTGCGGCGGTGTAGCTCAGATGGCAGAGCAAGCGGCTCATAATCGCTGTGTCGCCGGTTCAAGTCCGGCCACCGCTACTCTCGTCCTCCGGGCTCATCCCCGGCGGTCGGTGGGACGGGCGCCACTGGCGCCCACTTTGCATGTCCAGGCATCGTCCGCGTAGGCTGATGCGCTGTAGTTGATATCCGTAGCGAGGAAGGCACTCCGCCGTGGCGAAGGCGACCGATGTCCGGCCGAAGATCACTCTGGCGTGTGTGGAGTGCAAGGAGCGCAACTACATCACGCGTAAGAACCGTCGTAACGACCCGGACCGCATCGAGCTGAAGAAGTTCTGCCCCCGGGACGGCAAGCACACCGCCCACCGCGAGACCCGCTGACCCTCGGCCGGCACCACGCCGGCCCGGTCCGCGACCGACGAACCCGAACGCCGATCCGCACGGATGGCGCGGCCTGAGAGCCGCCTGCCCGTACGGGTCGGCGTTTCGGCGTCCCGTGTAGGTTCGGCGGCATGTCCCTGGACCCGTCCTTCGTCGGCCGGACGTATCCGCCGACCGCCCCCTACCAGGTGGGCAGAGAAAAGATCCGCGAGTTCGCCACCGCCATCGGCGCCACCGACCCGGCCCACCACGATCCGGCGGCGGGCCGTGCCCTCGGCCACCCGGACGTGGTCGCCCCGCCCACCTTCCCGGTCCTGGTCACCATGGCCGCCAGCCAGCAGATCGTCGACGATCCGGCGCTCGGGGTCGACTACAGCCGGGTGGTGCACGGCGACCAGCGCTTCGCGTACACCCGGCCGGTGGTGGCGGGGGACGAACTGGTCTGCGTGAACACCATCGAGGAGATCAGCAACCGGGGTGGGCACGCCTTCCTGACCACCCGCACCGACGTGACCACCGTGGCCGGCGAGCCGGTGGTCGCCGTCTGGTCCAAGCTCGTCGTACGTGGGGAGTCCTGACGTGGAACTGCCGACCCGGACGTACCGGGTGACCCGCGCGGACCTGGTCCGCTACGCGGGCGCCTCGGGCGACTTCAACCCGATCCACTGGAGCGAGCGGACGGCCACGAAGGTGGGCCTGCCCGGGGTGATCGCCCACGGCATGTTCACCATGGCACTGGTCGGCCGGGCGGTCGCCGAATGGGCCGGGTCGCCCGACGCGGTGGTCGACTTCGGGGTGCGGTTCACCCGGCCGGTGGTCGTCCCGGACGACGACGAGGGCACCGAGATCACCGTCGACGCGGTAGTCAAGGAGGTCACCGAGGCGGGGTTGACCAGGCTCGATGTGACAGCCCGGTGCGGCGGCGAGAAGGTCCTCTCGCAGGCCCGCGCGACCGTCCGGACGGCTGGCTGACAGCCTCCGGAAACGTACCTGGCGGGACCGGTTGGGAAAGTCGGGGCGGTACCCGTACACTGGTCCGCCGTGGGGCAAGTAACCCCTGCTCGGCCGTGTAGGCCGGGTGGGGCGAGCGTTGCCGCACAGGGGTGTAGCTCAATTGGCAGAGCAGCGGTCTCCAAAACCGCAGGCTGCAGGTTCAAGTCCTGTCACCCCTGCGCCTCAGGCCTGACCGTTCCCGTGGGTCGCGCCGCCGCAAGGCGGCGTCCGGCCCGTGGTGGTGGCATCGGCGGGGTGGTTCCGAGGCGACTCGGGGCCCTTCGTCCGGTCCGCCGGCCGCGGCCCGTCGCGGGACGGTTGGTCCGGCCGGCGTGACCAACGCGCCGCGTACGCCGTCCGGCGTACGAACCGACATCCGCGACGGAGGGCGAAGTGGCCGAGAGCAAGCGGCGCGGCGAGGACGCCGGCGACGACGGTCTGCGCGACGAGCGTGACGAGGTCGTCGACGAGGTGACCGCCGACGGCGACGCCACCGACGATGACGCCACCGACGCGGATCCCACCGACGCGGACGAGCCGGTATCCCGGGGCGGTACCGCGACCCGGTCGCGGACCCGCGCGGGTGAGGCCGACAGCAAGCCGAAGACCCGGTCCGAGACCGACCGGGTGGGGCCGTTCGCCCGCATCGCGCGTTTCTTCCGCGAGGTCGTCGCCGAACTGCGTAAGGTCATCTGGCCGACCCGCAAGGAACTGCTGACCTACACCGCCGTGGTGGTCACCTTCGTCGCGGTGATGCTGACGATCGTGGGCCTTCTCGACTTCGCCTTCGCGAAGGGCGTGCTGTGGGTCTTCGGCAGCCCCAGCTGACCGGCCTACTGAGCCGATAGTGACGGAAGTGAGCAAGCGTGCCTGAGTACGACGAGACCGCCGAGACCACGGACGACCAGTCCACGGTCGCGACGGCGGCGAGTGACGAGTCGGTCGAGGCCGCCAGCGAGCCGGAGTTCCCGACCACGGAGCCGGAGCCGGAGCCGGATTACGACCCGGTCGCCGAGCTGCGCCAGAAGCTGCGCTACGCGCCCGGCGACTGGTACGTGGTGCACTCGTACGCCGGTTACGAGAACAAGGTCAAGACCAACCTCGAGACCCGGATCATCTCCCTCGACATGGAGGAGTTCATCTACCAGGTCGAGGTGCCGACCCGGGAAGAGGTCGAGGTCAAGAACGGCAAGCGTTCGCAGATCCAGGCCAAGGTCTTCCCCGGTTACATCCTGGTCCGGATGGAGCTGACCGCCGAGTCCTACTCGTGCGTGCGCAACACGCCGGGGGTCACCGGCTTCGTCGGAGCCACCGACCGGGCCGACCGGCCGGCGCCGCTGAGCCTCGACGAGGTGATCAAGTGGCTGGCCCCGGCGGTGGAGACCGAGCAGAAGAAGGCCAAGCCCGAGATCAGGGTCCTCGACTTCGAGGTGGGCGACTCCGTCACCGTCACCGACGGCGCGTTCGCCTCGCTGCCGGCGACGATCAGCGAGATCAACGCCGATCAGCAGAAGCTCAAGGTGCTGGTGTCGATCTTCGGCCGGGAGACCCCGGTCGAGCTGAACTTCAACCAGGTCGCCAAGATCTGACGACGTTCCGCGTCGCCGGCGGTGGGCAGCAGCCCCCCGCCGGCGACGTCGTTCCACCCCGGCGCGGACCTCGGCGCAGAGGGTTCCCGGGCGCTGCGCTACTCTTGAACGTCGCTGTGGCAACGCGCTGACCGTGCGCGCCCGTGGCCGGCACCTTTCCCAGTTCCAAGCCCCAGGAAGTGACATGCCTCCGAAGAAGAAGCTCGTCAAGACGTTCACGCTTCAGCTGAAGGCGGGCCAGGCGACCCCGGCTCCGCCGGTGGGCCCCGCGCTCGGTCAGCACGGCGTGAACATCATGGAGTTCTGCAAGTCCTACAACGCGCAGACCGAGGCCCAGCGGGGCGACATCGTCCCCGCCGAGATCAGCGTGTACGAGGACCGCTCCTTCACCTTCGTCCTGAAGACCCCGCCCGCCGCCCGGCTGCTGCTCAAGGCCGCCGGCGTGGACAAGGGCTCCGGCGTGCCGCAGAGCCAGAAGGTCGGCTCGGTGAGCCAGGCCCAGGTGCGCGAGATCGCCGAGAAGAAGATGGTCGACCTCAACGCCAACGACATCGACCAGGCTGCGAAGATCATCGCCGGCACCGCGCGGTCGATGGGCATCGTCGTCAACGACTGACCCCGGTCGGTCCCCAAGATCAGTTCGTGGGAGGGCACGCGTCGACCGCGGCCCGCCAGAGACCACAGGAGTAACCCGAGATGCAGCGCAGCAAGACGTACCGCAAGGCCGCCGAGGCCGTCGACAAGTCGAAGCTCTACACCCCCGCCGAGGCGGTCAAGCTCGCCAAGGACACCACCAGCGCCAAGTTCGACGCCACGGTCGAGGTCGCCATGCGCCTCGGCGTCGACCCCCGCAAGGCGGACCAGATGGTCCGTGGCGTGGTCAACCTGCCGCACGGCACCGGTAAGACCGCCCGCGTGATCGTCTTCGCCGCCGGCGCGAAGGCCGAGGAGGCCGTCGCCGCCGGTGCCGACGAGGTGGGCACGGACGAACTGGTCGCCCGGATTCAGGGCGGCTGGCTCGACTTCGACGCGGCGATCGCCACGCCGGACCAGATGGCCAAGATCGGCCGGATCGCGCGGATCCTGGGCCCGCGCGGCCTGATGCCGAACCCGAAGACCGGCACGGTGACCATGGACGTCACCAAGGCCGTCTCGGACATCAAGGGCGGCAAGATCACCTTCCGGGTGGACAAGCACTCCAACCTCCACCTGATCATCGGCAAGGCCTCGTTCTCCGAGGCCCAGCTGATCGACAACTACGCCGCGGTCCTCGACGAGGTGCTCCGCGTCAAGCCGTCCGCGGCCAAGGGCAAGTACCTCAAGAAGGTCACCCTGGCCACCACGATGGGTCCGGGCGTCCCGATCGACCCCAACGTGGTGAAGAACGTCCAGGAGACCGGCGCCGAGGGCTGAGCCCGGCTTCTCCTGCGAAGGGGCCCCGCCACGTGGCGGGGCCCCTTCCGTATGCCCGATTGTGGCAGGCTCGCCCCATGCGACTGGAGGACGTCCGGCTCCGGTACCGCCGGGGTGGCCAGTGGGTGCTGCGCGGTGTCACCGCCCGGCTCGACCCGGGCGAGGTGGCGGTGGTGCTCGGCCGCAACGGGGCGGGCAAGTCGACCCTGCTGCAACTCTGCGCCGGGGTGCTGCGCCCGGCCCGGGGCCGGGTGGTAGACCGACCCCCGCACGTCGGCTGGGTGCCCGAACGGTTCCCCGCCGACCAGCCCTTCACGGTGACCCGCTACCTGAGCGCCATGGGCCGCA harbors:
- the rpmG gene encoding 50S ribosomal protein L33, which gives rise to MAKATDVRPKITLACVECKERNYITRKNRRNDPDRIELKKFCPRDGKHTAHRETR
- a CDS encoding MaoC family dehydratase N-terminal domain-containing protein encodes the protein MSLDPSFVGRTYPPTAPYQVGREKIREFATAIGATDPAHHDPAAGRALGHPDVVAPPTFPVLVTMAASQQIVDDPALGVDYSRVVHGDQRFAYTRPVVAGDELVCVNTIEEISNRGGHAFLTTRTDVTTVAGEPVVAVWSKLVVRGES
- a CDS encoding MaoC family dehydratase, translated to MELPTRTYRVTRADLVRYAGASGDFNPIHWSERTATKVGLPGVIAHGMFTMALVGRAVAEWAGSPDAVVDFGVRFTRPVVVPDDDEGTEITVDAVVKEVTEAGLTRLDVTARCGGEKVLSQARATVRTAG
- the secE gene encoding preprotein translocase subunit SecE — protein: MAESKRRGEDAGDDGLRDERDEVVDEVTADGDATDDDATDADPTDADEPVSRGGTATRSRTRAGEADSKPKTRSETDRVGPFARIARFFREVVAELRKVIWPTRKELLTYTAVVVTFVAVMLTIVGLLDFAFAKGVLWVFGSPS
- the nusG gene encoding transcription termination/antitermination protein NusG, with protein sequence MPEYDETAETTDDQSTVATAASDESVEAASEPEFPTTEPEPEPDYDPVAELRQKLRYAPGDWYVVHSYAGYENKVKTNLETRIISLDMEEFIYQVEVPTREEVEVKNGKRSQIQAKVFPGYILVRMELTAESYSCVRNTPGVTGFVGATDRADRPAPLSLDEVIKWLAPAVETEQKKAKPEIRVLDFEVGDSVTVTDGAFASLPATISEINADQQKLKVLVSIFGRETPVELNFNQVAKI
- the rplK gene encoding 50S ribosomal protein L11, which encodes MPPKKKLVKTFTLQLKAGQATPAPPVGPALGQHGVNIMEFCKSYNAQTEAQRGDIVPAEISVYEDRSFTFVLKTPPAARLLLKAAGVDKGSGVPQSQKVGSVSQAQVREIAEKKMVDLNANDIDQAAKIIAGTARSMGIVVND
- the rplA gene encoding 50S ribosomal protein L1; protein product: MQRSKTYRKAAEAVDKSKLYTPAEAVKLAKDTTSAKFDATVEVAMRLGVDPRKADQMVRGVVNLPHGTGKTARVIVFAAGAKAEEAVAAGADEVGTDELVARIQGGWLDFDAAIATPDQMAKIGRIARILGPRGLMPNPKTGTVTMDVTKAVSDIKGGKITFRVDKHSNLHLIIGKASFSEAQLIDNYAAVLDEVLRVKPSAAKGKYLKKVTLATTMGPGVPIDPNVVKNVQETGAEG